One Erysipelothrix amsterdamensis DNA window includes the following coding sequences:
- a CDS encoding helix-turn-helix domain-containing protein, producing the protein MMGRPKGGLNNKWTYEDRIKVVTRHIDEHISAAKLSQETGIPKGTINGWIDRFMRDGNEGLKNKKKTGNHFSALHTSKSLTEIERLQLEILKRDIEIARLKKGYQVKGVGVNKEFVTLKDKNSK; encoded by the coding sequence ATGATGGGAAGACCCAAAGGTGGATTAAATAATAAATGGACTTATGAGGATCGTATTAAAGTCGTTACACGTCATATTGATGAACATATAAGTGCTGCGAAACTATCACAAGAAACAGGAATACCTAAAGGAACGATTAATGGTTGGATTGATCGATTCATGCGCGATGGTAATGAGGGTTTAAAAAACAAGAAAAAGACAGGAAATCATTTTTCTGCGCTTCATACGAGTAAATCATTAACTGAGATCGAACGACTTCAACTCGAAATTCTAAAACGAGATATTGAGATTGCACGATTAAAAAAAGGGTACCAGGTGAAAGGAGTTGGTGTAAACAAGGAGTTCGTTACTTTAAAAGACAAGAATTCCAAATAG
- a CDS encoding DDE-type integrase/transposase/recombinase — MNLNRSGYYKWLKHKDDLNIYEQKRAILSVVIKDWHRRFPSYGYHDIAAVMRKQSDLGFEFSDNLIRKCCKFLNIKSKVKHYSYKKSGTQSRIYPNIIKNQWKATKPLEIIVSDMTHIRNKGINYEWTLIVDTFNNEIIGSALSRTTGDPKPYYKCLEDILALLKDNKKTAPTILHTDQGAVYHSKAFAKAHENYNIIRLCHELEHLQIIQLSNH; from the coding sequence ATGAATTTGAACCGATCTGGTTATTACAAGTGGTTAAAGCATAAAGATGATCTCAATATTTATGAACAAAAAAGAGCGATTCTTAGCGTTGTGATTAAAGACTGGCATCGACGTTTTCCAAGTTATGGTTATCATGATATCGCTGCAGTCATGAGAAAGCAAAGTGATTTAGGGTTTGAATTTTCAGATAATTTAATCCGCAAGTGCTGCAAGTTTTTAAATATTAAATCAAAAGTTAAACACTATTCCTATAAAAAATCTGGAACACAAAGTCGAATTTATCCTAATATTATAAAGAATCAATGGAAGGCAACAAAACCTTTAGAAATTATTGTTTCAGATATGACACATATTCGAAACAAAGGGATTAATTATGAATGGACCTTAATAGTTGATACCTTCAACAATGAAATTATAGGTTCTGCATTATCGCGTACAACTGGTGATCCTAAGCCTTACTACAAGTGTCTCGAGGATATTCTTGCGCTACTTAAGGATAATAAAAAAACAGCTCCCACGATTCTTCACACAGATCAAGGAGCTGTCTACCACTCTAAAGCTTTCGCTAAAGCGCATGAAAATTATAACATAATTAGACTATGTCACGAGCTGGAACACCTACAGATAATCCAATTGTCGAATCATTAA
- a CDS encoding integrase core domain-containing protein translates to MSRAGTPTDNPIVESLNGWIKAEMACDYQYWSVDNFENFIEEYVHYFNFERPAYCLNYKTPIQYKMDKGF, encoded by the coding sequence ATGTCACGAGCTGGAACACCTACAGATAATCCAATTGTCGAATCATTAAATGGATGGATTAAAGCAGAAATGGCGTGTGATTATCAATACTGGTCCGTAGATAACTTTGAAAATTTTATCGAAGAATATGTACATTATTTTAATTTTGAAAGACCTGCTTACTGTTTAAATTACAAAACCCCTATCCAATATAAAATGGATAAGGGTTTCTAG
- a CDS encoding YwaF family protein has protein sequence MNRLIENLYFSQNPFNIYSPIHILMLVLVGICVGLLIKKREEIAAGGYQSLRWIFLGLYFIQQVLLYSWYGMNQQLTLNDALPLYPCRILQIMTIILLITKQERIYEVLGLLGIPAAVTALILADTSGFSFPNAMFIQFFVGHSMMILVPLYMKYRYHFSIQESATVGVIKMVGGYFVVVSFINHLLHTNYGYVSAPPSALSFLNGVPSIIYTCGYFMIYVGVVLIGSKIATHEEEDIILTIES, from the coding sequence ATGAATCGATTAATTGAAAATTTATACTTTAGTCAAAATCCTTTCAATATCTACTCTCCCATTCATATCTTGATGTTAGTTTTGGTGGGAATTTGTGTAGGATTATTGATTAAAAAACGTGAAGAGATTGCAGCGGGTGGATATCAATCCTTACGTTGGATTTTCCTTGGACTGTATTTTATCCAACAAGTTCTGCTTTATAGTTGGTATGGCATGAATCAGCAACTAACGTTGAATGATGCGCTGCCTCTTTATCCTTGTCGGATCTTACAGATCATGACGATTATCCTCTTAATTACGAAACAGGAACGTATTTATGAAGTCCTGGGACTTCTTGGAATCCCGGCAGCTGTGACTGCGTTAATTCTCGCAGATACAAGTGGTTTTAGTTTTCCAAATGCAATGTTTATCCAATTCTTTGTAGGACATTCGATGATGATCTTGGTTCCCTTGTATATGAAGTATCGCTATCATTTTTCAATCCAGGAAAGTGCAACGGTAGGCGTTATTAAAATGGTTGGAGGCTATTTTGTTGTTGTAAGTTTCATCAATCATTTACTTCATACAAATTACGGTTATGTATCTGCACCACCATCAGCCTTGAGTTTTCTCAATGGTGTACCAAGTATTATTTATACATGTGGTTATTTCATGATTTATGTTGGTGTTGTACTTATTGGAAGCAAGATTGCAACACATGAAGAAGAAGATATTATTCTTACAATTGAATCCTAA
- a CDS encoding MFS transporter — MKNKTILRTYFSFFLSGIFILGIGAIMPDLIMNLNLSYSDAGTLLSMFAVGNLLSNFISPFVSERFGNKIAIGILAALVPLSFLSIVVFTDSIRKILWLGFILMGIGRGAVSILSNAIVNDLSDNKSRDMNMLHTIFAIGAGLASFVIIGLKKIGFDFNQLILFLTAITTISWINYLTMDLDLKGQQKSTTVVETQKLDFAFFAVAFVMFFYLGLENTINGWFMTYLKSMNILSDAFAATLVSLTWIMIMIGRLITAFISQKVKGTKLVLIYTIGAALAFFGLVSTMNPVIITISILGLGLCLAGIYPTSIANTSKYVIGNQKRLALLLTCAALGGIITPQIIGSIADRTSMVFAINVLAINAIAMVVFAFISDRKLK, encoded by the coding sequence ATGAAAAACAAAACAATCTTAAGAACCTACTTTAGTTTCTTCTTAAGTGGGATCTTTATCCTAGGTATTGGCGCAATTATGCCAGACCTTATTATGAACTTGAATCTATCATACAGTGATGCAGGAACCTTGCTCTCAATGTTTGCCGTAGGTAACCTACTCTCAAACTTTATCAGTCCCTTCGTATCCGAACGATTTGGAAATAAGATTGCGATTGGAATCCTTGCTGCTCTTGTACCATTGAGTTTCTTATCCATCGTTGTGTTTACAGATTCAATCCGTAAAATACTATGGCTCGGCTTTATTTTAATGGGTATTGGTCGTGGTGCTGTAAGTATCTTAAGTAATGCAATCGTAAATGATTTAAGTGATAACAAATCACGAGACATGAATATGCTTCATACGATCTTCGCTATCGGTGCAGGACTTGCATCATTTGTAATCATCGGCTTAAAGAAAATCGGGTTTGATTTTAACCAACTCATTTTATTTTTAACAGCCATTACAACAATTTCATGGATTAACTATCTTACAATGGATCTTGATTTAAAGGGACAACAAAAATCTACAACTGTTGTGGAAACACAAAAACTAGACTTTGCATTCTTCGCAGTTGCATTTGTAATGTTCTTCTATCTTGGACTTGAAAATACCATTAATGGTTGGTTTATGACTTACCTAAAGAGTATGAATATTCTATCGGATGCTTTTGCAGCAACACTTGTTTCCTTAACATGGATTATGATCATGATTGGTCGTTTAATCACTGCATTTATTTCTCAAAAAGTTAAAGGAACAAAATTAGTTCTAATTTACACAATTGGAGCTGCACTCGCATTCTTCGGACTTGTTTCAACTATGAATCCTGTAATTATTACAATTTCAATTCTGGGTCTTGGCTTATGTCTTGCCGGAATCTACCCTACAAGTATTGCGAATACATCAAAATATGTTATTGGTAATCAAAAACGTTTAGCCTTGCTTTTAACATGTGCCGCTTTAGGTGGAATTATTACACCTCAAATCATTGGTTCAATCGCTGATCGTACAAGTATGGTCTTCGCAATTAATGTGCTAGCGATTAATGCAATCGCAATGGTTGTATTTGCGTTTATATCTGATCGTAAATTAAAATAA
- a CDS encoding CobW family GTP-binding protein, whose amino-acid sequence MIPITIISGFLGSGKTTFINQILRESQEDTIGLIINEIGSVNLDKAFIKYEQDRIFEINSACLCCVDDREFERAILDLKTQFESQDMQLKSIIIETSGLAEVNPLIQTILKSQPIQKQFYLNEIITLVDAVNGEQALENYRESLEQIAFADRIYITKTQSTPYHLLGKLKAINPLAPVSLLKQDQTYIHLLNEDRFDASHTKYASLSESVIDQAQDTKHHRHSHVDTLTLYAENPLSFSDFKDWLVDLVEVMGHDLLRYKGILSVEGLETSIVVQGVASTFMIDYGDEIGDCRSHFVLIGRNINVEKIQESFKALERHKE is encoded by the coding sequence ATGATACCAATTACGATTATTTCTGGTTTTTTAGGATCGGGTAAAACAACATTCATCAATCAAATACTGCGCGAGTCTCAAGAGGATACAATCGGTTTGATCATTAATGAGATCGGATCAGTAAATTTGGATAAAGCATTTATTAAGTACGAACAAGATCGAATTTTTGAAATTAATAGTGCTTGCTTATGTTGTGTTGACGATCGCGAATTTGAACGTGCCATCTTAGATTTAAAAACGCAATTTGAATCGCAAGATATGCAGTTGAAATCTATTATTATTGAAACAAGCGGTTTGGCGGAAGTGAATCCCTTAATTCAAACAATATTAAAATCACAACCCATTCAGAAACAGTTCTATTTGAATGAAATCATCACCCTTGTGGATGCGGTAAATGGGGAACAAGCACTTGAAAATTATCGAGAATCCTTAGAACAAATTGCTTTTGCAGATCGCATCTATATTACGAAAACGCAATCCACGCCTTATCACTTATTAGGGAAACTTAAAGCGATTAATCCTCTAGCTCCTGTTTCGCTTTTAAAACAAGATCAAACGTACATCCATCTTCTGAATGAAGATCGTTTTGATGCATCCCACACCAAGTATGCGTCCCTGAGTGAATCCGTTATAGATCAAGCACAAGACACAAAGCATCATCGTCATTCTCATGTTGATACATTAACGCTTTATGCAGAAAATCCACTCTCTTTTTCGGATTTTAAGGATTGGCTTGTGGATTTGGTTGAAGTGATGGGACATGATTTACTTCGTTATAAAGGAATTTTATCGGTAGAGGGTCTTGAAACTTCCATCGTAGTTCAAGGCGTCGCAAGTACTTTTATGATCGACTATGGCGATGAAATTGGGGATTGTCGAAGTCATTTCGTGCTTATTGGACGTAATATTAATGTAGAAAAGATTCAAGAATCATTTAAGGCGCTGGAGCGTCATAAGGAGTAG
- a CDS encoding signal peptidase, which yields MQKQQRDVLEQLYLLYQTRCDRNDCSRTVSNFNSSFIEEIASNLNIDAKQVTESITLLQSEGYTKLWVVGGFELTRNGIREAQRLFG from the coding sequence ATGCAAAAACAACAACGCGATGTACTCGAACAACTTTATCTTTTATATCAAACACGATGTGACCGTAACGACTGTTCGCGAACTGTTTCCAATTTTAACAGTTCATTCATTGAAGAAATTGCATCAAATCTCAATATCGATGCAAAACAAGTTACCGAAAGCATTACATTACTCCAGTCTGAAGGTTATACAAAGTTATGGGTTGTAGGTGGCTTCGAACTCACTCGCAATGGCATTCGTGAAGCGCAACGACTTTTTGGTTAA
- a CDS encoding lipoate--protein ligase family protein, producing the protein MKAIIIDEIGQPEDAFVSTAIDAYSLKNVAEDEMILHLFQHQGINMGVDDVRMDDFEKGLDFYRAHNLPVTIRNSGGRSIVADEGVLNMSLIFQTTKSMNDNYQFYKDFIRDALKPISNEIEIFKVEGAYCPGDTDMSINGQKFCGTAQRRSGSRTSMVCYISVCGDQLRRGELVRDFYSQCRGDVVDVNPHSMQSLDLLTGYALTPRYIGDLLIHALTQYCESVEGRKLADLDALRFQEALDRTREHNQRLLP; encoded by the coding sequence ATGAAGGCAATTATTATAGATGAAATCGGTCAACCTGAAGATGCTTTTGTATCAACCGCAATTGATGCATATTCATTAAAAAATGTTGCGGAAGATGAAATGATTCTTCATCTTTTTCAACACCAAGGTATAAATATGGGCGTAGATGATGTACGGATGGATGATTTTGAAAAAGGTCTTGATTTTTATCGAGCGCACAACCTTCCGGTTACAATTCGTAACTCTGGAGGTCGATCGATTGTAGCGGATGAAGGTGTTTTAAATATGTCGCTCATTTTTCAAACAACGAAGTCTATGAATGATAACTATCAATTCTATAAAGATTTTATTCGTGATGCACTCAAGCCCATTTCCAATGAAATTGAAATTTTTAAGGTTGAGGGAGCCTATTGTCCTGGCGATACGGATATGAGTATTAATGGTCAAAAGTTTTGCGGGACTGCCCAACGGCGATCAGGTTCTCGAACTTCGATGGTATGTTATATTAGTGTTTGTGGTGATCAATTACGACGTGGTGAACTTGTTCGTGATTTTTATTCGCAATGTCGTGGTGATGTTGTGGATGTGAATCCACATTCGATGCAATCATTGGATCTTCTTACGGGTTATGCATTAACACCTCGTTATATTGGGGATCTTCTGATTCATGCCTTAACGCAATATTGTGAGAGTGTTGAGGGTCGAAAATTGGCAGATCTTGATGCATTACGCTTTCAAGAAGCATTGGATCGCACGCGTGAGCATAACCAAAGACTGTTACCGTAA
- a CDS encoding IS30 family transposase, translated as MKYKQLDKKMKDQIDILLSIGYSMRKAARKLNISHSTISRYKNNVYKKRTIDIREKYSHLIEYLHSHYDPKVHSVEVCLSNYKRYHPYKPCVSSQQVYNWINQGKLDIKPNRMCYKRRKRKKRISGMMNHLRWNLEEKTVLPISLRPKYIEKRNEIGHLEIDSIIGKKHESAAIISIVDRCSRMTWLIKAEYRYDYYTSNLIRKFIEENNITTKSITVDNGLEFKTLGITAKRLGVKLYKCDPYCSFQRGTNERANAIVRRFIPKGKSMYDIAQQYLDDICFKINSMPRKIFDFKTAYEIDFNKSKSGAVEI; from the coding sequence ATGAAGTATAAACAATTAGATAAAAAAATGAAAGACCAAATTGATATTCTATTAAGCATCGGCTACTCTATGCGCAAGGCAGCACGTAAACTCAATATATCTCATTCTACGATTTCTAGATATAAAAATAATGTCTATAAGAAACGAACGATTGATATTCGAGAAAAATATTCCCACCTAATCGAATATCTGCATTCTCACTATGATCCTAAAGTTCATTCGGTAGAAGTATGCTTGAGTAACTATAAACGATATCATCCATATAAACCGTGTGTTTCATCGCAGCAAGTCTATAACTGGATTAATCAAGGTAAACTTGATATAAAACCAAATAGAATGTGCTATAAACGTCGAAAACGTAAAAAGAGAATTAGTGGAATGATGAATCACTTGAGATGGAACTTGGAAGAGAAAACAGTACTTCCAATTAGCCTTAGACCTAAATACATTGAGAAACGTAACGAGATTGGCCATCTCGAAATCGACTCTATAATCGGTAAGAAACATGAATCTGCAGCGATTATATCCATTGTAGACCGCTGCTCAAGAATGACCTGGCTTATTAAAGCAGAATATCGATATGACTATTACACATCAAACTTAATTCGAAAATTTATTGAAGAGAATAATATAACCACGAAATCGATAACAGTAGATAATGGACTTGAATTTAAAACATTAGGAATTACAGCCAAGCGGTTGGGTGTGAAACTATATAAGTGTGATCCATACTGTTCTTTTCAACGTGGAACCAATGAACGAGCGAATGCAATAGTAAGAAGGTTTATACCAAAAGGTAAATCAATGTATGATATAGCGCAACAATATCTTGATGATATTTGCTTCAAAATTAACTCAATGCCGCGAAAAATATTTGACTTCAAAACGGCCTATGAGATAGACTTTAATAAAAGTAAAAGTGGTGCGGTTGAGATTTGA
- a CDS encoding RluA family pseudouridine synthase, whose translation MGSWIITSKTVGLRIDHFLNEHLDLSRSKIASMIKDGTILCNDMATKANYKTKLNDCITASTYQVKALDIEPVKMDIDVVYEDEYLLVVNKPRGLVVHPGNGVKSDTLLHGLLHYLNANSDHYIRPGLVHRIDRNTSGLLVIAKDDKTHQFLAEQLLDKTMNRTYYALVHGVLPQAHVLIDAPIGPDKSNTKIMTVNQARSKPARTHFEKIETYINSSLIRCKLETGRTHQIRVHALHANIPLHGDPQYGHPSDTDKTGQYLCAARLEFVHPKYLKLMQFEIPLPSYFQDKITELSHS comes from the coding sequence ATGGGATCATGGATCATCACATCAAAAACAGTTGGTTTACGCATTGATCATTTTTTAAATGAACATTTAGACCTATCACGAAGTAAAATTGCGAGCATGATCAAAGATGGCACAATTTTATGTAACGACATGGCTACCAAAGCGAATTATAAAACAAAGCTCAATGATTGTATTACCGCTTCTACTTACCAAGTTAAAGCATTGGATATCGAACCGGTAAAAATGGACATAGATGTGGTATACGAAGACGAGTACCTTCTTGTCGTGAATAAACCAAGAGGGCTTGTCGTGCATCCAGGTAATGGTGTAAAGTCCGATACGCTCTTGCACGGATTGCTCCATTATCTAAACGCTAATTCTGATCACTATATTCGCCCCGGATTGGTTCACCGCATTGATCGTAATACCTCTGGCCTACTTGTAATTGCCAAGGATGATAAAACACATCAATTTCTTGCTGAACAGTTACTTGATAAAACGATGAATCGTACTTATTATGCATTAGTTCATGGTGTCTTACCACAAGCACACGTTCTAATTGATGCACCGATTGGTCCGGACAAATCAAATACAAAAATCATGACCGTCAACCAGGCTCGCAGTAAACCTGCCCGAACTCATTTTGAGAAAATAGAAACATATATAAACTCGAGTTTGATTCGTTGTAAGCTTGAAACAGGAAGAACACACCAAATTCGTGTACATGCCTTACACGCAAATATACCCCTTCACGGTGACCCTCAATACGGTCATCCTTCAGACACTGATAAAACTGGTCAATACCTCTGTGCTGCAAGACTTGAATTTGTACATCCAAAATACTTAAAATTAATGCAATTTGAAATACCGCTTCCAAGTTACTTTCAAGATAAAATAACTGAATTATCTCATTCATGA
- a CDS encoding YbaN family protein — MKRTFMMILALLFLGLALLGVFLPVLPTTPFLLCASVCGAKSSDRFHQWLTHTSVYQNHLDDFVTKHTMKRKSKQKILILATLMMACAFYFSKNFYARIIIGLLVLFKYYYFIFKIADEDEETALEDLKYDQYSTHKDC; from the coding sequence ATGAAACGAACATTTATGATGATTTTAGCATTGTTATTTTTAGGCTTAGCCTTGTTGGGGGTATTCCTACCTGTATTACCCACGACGCCATTTTTATTGTGTGCATCTGTTTGTGGAGCAAAAAGCTCTGACCGTTTTCATCAATGGTTAACACACACGTCCGTTTACCAAAATCATCTTGATGATTTTGTCACAAAACATACGATGAAACGAAAGAGTAAACAAAAAATTCTTATCCTTGCTACCTTGATGATGGCTTGTGCATTTTATTTTTCCAAAAATTTCTATGCGCGCATTATTATCGGCTTGCTTGTTTTATTTAAATATTATTATTTCATCTTCAAAATTGCAGATGAAGATGAAGAGACTGCGCTGGAGGATTTAAAGTATGATCAATATTCAACTCATAAAGACTGTTGA
- a CDS encoding ABC transporter ATP-binding protein/permease, with protein MINIQLIKTVEEAKKPIVETVFYKWLALIANIVLTQVFVMVLVDINSGVSIQIPFYFWIALLVKGVALYKSSRAMHQTSSCVKIKMRSLIFGKLFELGSDYQTVLSSSEITQVSTEGVEQLENYFALYTPQFIYSLLAPLTLFIFLLQYSFKVALILFICVPLIPISIVIVQKFAKKLLNKYWSQYTSLGDHFLENLQGLTTLKVFDADGVRQELMDEDAESFRKVTMRVLIMQLNSISVMDLVAYGGAMLALVISVFAYKDGSLSLTGMLLFILLSSEFFIPMRQLGSYFHIAMNGMAASEKMFKLLATDAGCKKVLSDSFSDKGYEVENVSFSYTDTNVLSNINFYAEFGEFIGIVGESGSGKSTLVSLLMGRILPKSGHLYFGDQEINCSQLYKHVTYVSHDSIIFKGSVRENLMMGGSYSDGELKRCLNRVNLELNLDHEIKERGSNLSGGQKQRLAIARALVHDTPFYIFDEVTSNIDVESEMIILDTIQQLRKDGKGIIMISHRLANCFDCDRIYVLDKGEIVQCGEHASLMQTPGMYQELVKAQQNLENYSFLKEGE; from the coding sequence ATGATCAATATTCAACTCATAAAGACTGTTGAGGAAGCAAAAAAACCGATCGTAGAGACGGTTTTTTATAAATGGTTGGCGTTAATTGCGAATATCGTATTAACGCAAGTTTTTGTGATGGTTTTAGTAGACATAAATTCGGGAGTATCGATTCAAATCCCATTCTATTTCTGGATTGCCCTTCTTGTAAAAGGGGTTGCTCTTTATAAAAGTTCACGGGCGATGCATCAAACAAGCTCATGCGTCAAAATTAAGATGCGTTCACTTATTTTTGGGAAATTGTTTGAACTTGGATCGGATTATCAAACTGTATTATCGAGTAGTGAAATTACGCAAGTATCGACAGAAGGCGTTGAACAACTTGAAAACTACTTTGCGCTTTACACACCACAATTTATATACAGCTTACTGGCCCCATTAACACTTTTTATATTTTTACTTCAGTATTCATTTAAAGTTGCATTAATCTTATTTATTTGCGTACCATTAATTCCGATTTCGATTGTCATTGTTCAGAAGTTCGCAAAAAAATTACTTAATAAATATTGGTCACAATACACAAGCTTGGGAGATCATTTCCTTGAAAATTTACAAGGACTTACCACTTTAAAAGTCTTTGATGCGGATGGTGTACGTCAAGAGTTAATGGATGAGGATGCTGAATCATTCCGAAAAGTAACCATGCGTGTTCTTATAATGCAATTAAACTCAATTTCTGTAATGGATTTGGTTGCCTATGGTGGTGCAATGTTAGCACTTGTAATTTCAGTTTTCGCCTATAAAGATGGATCCTTATCGTTAACTGGAATGCTTTTATTCATACTACTCTCATCTGAATTTTTCATTCCTATGCGGCAACTGGGTTCTTATTTTCATATCGCAATGAACGGTATGGCAGCAAGTGAAAAAATGTTTAAATTGCTTGCGACGGATGCTGGATGTAAAAAAGTATTATCTGATTCTTTCAGTGACAAAGGATATGAAGTCGAAAATGTATCGTTTTCATATACCGATACCAATGTATTATCAAATATTAACTTCTATGCTGAATTCGGTGAATTTATTGGTATTGTCGGTGAAAGTGGCTCGGGAAAAAGCACACTTGTCTCATTACTTATGGGACGTATTCTTCCTAAATCAGGACATCTCTATTTTGGAGACCAAGAGATTAATTGCAGTCAACTTTATAAACATGTCACGTATGTAAGTCATGATAGTATCATCTTCAAAGGCTCTGTACGCGAAAATCTTATGATGGGTGGTTCATATTCCGATGGGGAACTTAAAAGGTGCTTGAACCGCGTTAATCTCGAGTTAAATTTAGATCACGAAATTAAGGAACGTGGATCGAATCTTTCGGGTGGACAAAAACAACGATTGGCCATTGCTCGCGCATTAGTTCATGATACGCCGTTCTATATATTTGATGAAGTGACATCAAATATTGATGTTGAAAGTGAGATGATTATTCTTGATACAATTCAACAGCTACGTAAAGACGGTAAAGGTATTATTATGATTTCGCATCGCCTCGCAAATTGCTTTGATTGTGATCGGATTTACGTACTTGATAAGGGAGAGATTGTTCAATGTGGTGAACATGCTTCATTAATGCAAACACCTGGAATGTATCAAGAACTGGTAAAAGCGCAACAAAATCTTGAGAACTATTCATTTCTAAAGGAGGGTGAATGA